From one Lycium ferocissimum isolate CSIRO_LF1 chromosome 7, AGI_CSIRO_Lferr_CH_V1, whole genome shotgun sequence genomic stretch:
- the LOC132065755 gene encoding cytochrome P450 94A2-like, with translation MNISSTIFTNLFPYSKSTKIPRSYPIIGSYFSIKSNKDRRIQWTSEIVLSTLPSLTFTLHRPLGHRHIFTANPSNVQHILKTYFHNYQKGYLGKETLKDLLGNGIFNADGEIWKYQRKLASHEFNSKSLRRFVEDVVNVELSDRLIPILTVAASQDTVLDIQDLLQRFAFDNICMVAYGYDPAYLLPSFPEAKFANAFEEVVRISSERFNSLAPFIWKLKRILNVGSEKKLRVCATQIRDMAKEMIKQKKEKSTFSSCDDLLSRFLISSNEQHNMHDEEFITDIVISFILAGRDTTSAALTWFFWLISKNPEVEKEILKEIVKTTSSSTYDEVKDMAYTHASLCESMRLYPPVPVDTKEAMQDDILPDGTFVRKGTRISYHPYAMGRVEDMWGKDWHAFRPERWLERDVKTGNWKFIPRDPFVYPVFQAGPRVCLGKEMSFLQMKKVVAGVLRRFRVVPVVDKGEDPVLIAYLTTKVKGGLLVKIEERTNSYDTHSPSQ, from the coding sequence ATGAATATTTCAAGTACCATTTTCACCAATCTTTTCCCATATTCCAAGTCCACCAAGATTCCAAGATCCTATCCAATTATTGGCTCATATTTCTCAATCAAATCCAACAAAGATCGTCGGATTCAATGGACATCTGAAATAGTTTTAAGTACACTACCATCTCTCACTTTTACTCTTCATCGACCACTAGGCCACCGCCATATATTCACGGCAAACCCTTCCAATGTTCAGCACATTCTCAAAACCTACTTCCATAATTATCAAAAAGGGTATCTTGGTAAGGAAACTTTAAAGGATCTTCTAGGCAATGGTATCTTTAATGCTGATGGTGAGATTTGGAAGTACCAAAGAAAACTTGCTAGCCATGAATTCAACTCCAAATCTTTGCGTAGATTCGTTGAGGATGTTGTAAACGTTGAACTGTCTGATCGTCTTATCCCTATTTTGACTGTGGCCGCGTCTCAAGATACCGTTCTTGACATCCAAGATTTGCTTCAGAGGTTCGCTTTTGACAACATTTGCATGGTTGCTTACGGGTACGATCCAGCATATTTATTACCATCCTTTCCGGAGGCAAAATTTGCAAATGCTTTTGAAGAAGTTGTTCGAATTAGTAGCGAGAGATTCAATTCCCTCGCCCCGTTTATATGGAAGCTCAAGCGAATCCTCAACGTTGGATCTGAGAAGAAATTGAGGGTTTGTGCAACACAAATTCGCGATATGGCTAAGGAAATGATCAagcaaaagaaggaaaaatcaaCTTTTAGTTCTTGTGATGATCTTCTTTCAAGATTCTTAATAAGCTCCAATGAACAACACAACATGCATGATGAAGAGTTCATTACGGATATTGTGATAAGCTTTATCTTGGCTGGAAGGGACACAACTTCTGCTGCACTAACATGGTTCTTCTGGTTGATTTCCAAGAATCCAGAAGTGGAAAAAGAAATCTTGAAGGAAATAGTTAAGACGACGTCTTCTTCAACGTATGATGAAGTAAAGGATATGGCATACACTCATGCATCACTATGTGAAAGCATGAGACTTTACCCGCCCGTCCCCGTGGATACTAAAGAAGCCATGCAAGATGATATATTGCCTGATGGGACATTTGTGAGGAAAGGAACAAGAATAAGCTATCATCCATATGCAATGGGGAGGGTGGAGGATATGTGGGGGAAGGACTGGCATGCTTTTAGGCCAGAAAGATGGTTGGAAAGGGATGTTAAGACAGGGAATTGGAAGTTTATCCCTAGGGATCCGTTTGTGTATCCGGTGTTTCAAGCTGGACCTAGGGTTTGTTTGGGGAAGGAGATGTCGTTCTTGCAGATGAAGAAGGTGGTTGCCGGAGTTCTACGACGCTTTAGAGTGGTTCCAGTGGTGGATAAAGGTGAGGATCCAGTGTTGATAGCCTACCTTACTACTAAGGTGAAGGGTGGTCTTCTGGTGAAGATTGAGGAACGGACAAATTCATATGATACACACTCTCCATCGCAGTAA